In the Kineosporiaceae bacterium genome, one interval contains:
- a CDS encoding FAD:protein FMN transferase encodes MSVSAPSRSTTSALRSATWRALGVQVRLVVTDADRLGAARADLAARLEALDATCSRFRSDSELVRLDEAGGRPTRVSPLLADAVAVALNGARRTGGALDPTLGHHMSALGYDRTFSQIADTDSSASGTAAQHQLKIAVSTAASWRDVHLDRPRGMLQVPAGVRLDLGATAKAWAADRAAAALAADHGCGVLVSLGGDLAMAGPAPEGGWPIAVQQTQDDEPAQVIALTGGGLATSGTAARRWTRGGELLHHVLDPRTGMPARTPWRAVTVAAASCLEANLASTTTIVRGAAGLAWLRARDLPSRLVGEDGSVVQLGRWP; translated from the coding sequence ATGAGCGTCTCGGCGCCCTCGAGGTCGACGACCTCTGCACTGCGCTCGGCGACGTGGCGAGCGCTCGGCGTCCAGGTACGTCTGGTGGTCACCGACGCCGACAGGCTCGGTGCCGCCCGCGCGGATCTCGCCGCCCGGCTGGAGGCTCTGGACGCCACGTGCAGCCGGTTTCGCAGCGACTCAGAGCTCGTGCGCCTCGATGAGGCGGGCGGCCGACCGACTCGGGTCAGCCCGCTGCTCGCCGACGCGGTGGCAGTGGCCCTGAACGGCGCCCGCCGGACCGGCGGGGCACTCGACCCCACGTTGGGGCATCACATGTCCGCCCTGGGCTACGACCGCACGTTCTCCCAGATCGCGGACACGGACAGTTCCGCCAGCGGCACAGCGGCTCAGCACCAGCTGAAGATCGCGGTGTCCACGGCGGCGAGCTGGCGTGATGTCCACCTCGACCGCCCCCGCGGGATGCTGCAGGTGCCGGCCGGGGTACGGCTCGACCTCGGCGCCACGGCCAAGGCCTGGGCTGCCGACCGCGCCGCCGCGGCCCTGGCGGCCGATCACGGCTGCGGGGTGTTGGTCAGCCTCGGCGGCGATCTGGCGATGGCCGGCCCGGCGCCCGAGGGTGGATGGCCGATCGCCGTGCAGCAGACCCAGGATGACGAGCCGGCTCAGGTGATCGCCCTGACCGGCGGTGGCCTGGCCACCTCGGGCACCGCGGCCCGGCGATGGACTCGCGGCGGCGAACTCCTGCACCACGTGCTGGACCCCCGCACCGGCATGCCGGCCCGCACGCCGTGGCGAGCGGTGACGGTCGCCGCGGCGTCCTGCCTCGAGGCGAACCTGGCCAGCACCACGACGATCGTGCGTGGCGCCGCCGGACTGGCCTGGCTGCGCGCCCGCGACCTGCCGTCACGGCTGGTCGGTGAGGACGGCTCGGTGGTTCAGCTCGGTCGCTGGCCCTGA
- a CDS encoding aquaporin family protein, whose protein sequence is MSDVKLPGASTGHPDHPDHGLAPVVAVANDPLPPLMRRLLAEAVGTALLVTVVVGSGIMATTLSPDDVGLQLLYNSLATLLGLTVLILQFGPVSGAHFNPVVSFIDWLLGHRSGHGLPLRDVAAYAVAQTSGAIAGAVLANLMYSLAAVQISTHHRVTGGVLLSEVVATAGLIGIIFALARTGRSPLSAAAVGAYIGAAYWFTASTSFANPAVTIGRIFSDTFAGIAPASVPAFIAAQVVGCLVGAVLVRALYPDVGQAADDVVVAHLDYRQDG, encoded by the coding sequence ATGAGCGACGTCAAGCTGCCCGGCGCATCCACCGGTCACCCCGATCACCCCGATCACGGTCTGGCCCCTGTCGTCGCCGTGGCGAACGACCCCCTGCCGCCGCTGATGCGCCGCCTGCTGGCCGAGGCCGTGGGGACGGCGCTGCTGGTCACCGTGGTGGTCGGTTCCGGCATCATGGCCACGACCCTGTCGCCGGATGACGTGGGGCTGCAGCTGCTCTACAACTCCCTGGCGACCCTGCTCGGTCTGACGGTGTTGATCCTGCAGTTCGGCCCGGTCTCGGGAGCGCACTTCAATCCGGTGGTCTCCTTCATCGACTGGCTGCTCGGGCATCGATCGGGCCACGGCCTGCCGCTGCGGGATGTCGCCGCGTATGCGGTGGCGCAGACCTCGGGGGCGATCGCCGGCGCGGTCCTGGCCAACCTCATGTACTCGCTGGCGGCTGTGCAGATCTCGACCCACCACCGGGTCACCGGTGGTGTCCTGCTGTCCGAGGTGGTCGCCACCGCCGGGCTGATCGGCATCATCTTCGCGCTCGCCCGCACCGGGCGTTCGCCGCTGTCCGCGGCGGCGGTCGGTGCCTACATCGGGGCGGCGTACTGGTTCACCGCCTCCACCTCCTTCGCCAACCCGGCGGTCACCATCGGCCGCATCTTCTCCGACACCTTCGCCGGCATCGCGCCGGCGTCGGTGCCGGCGTTCATCGCGGCTCAGGTGGTCGGCTGCCTGGTCGGGGCGGTGCTGGTGCGGGCGCTGTACCCGGACGTCGGGCAGGCCGCGGACGACGTCGTGGTCGCCCACCTCGACTATCGCCAGGACGGCTGA
- a CDS encoding permease, which yields MLHLDSPNLTRRRLGLTLAGAGLVWAGAYRLNPLLWDAVLFDALGLDPSGRLGESIRFFCYDTVKIALLLTVIIFAVTFARSYLSVERTRTLLGGRREGVGNVMAAGLGVATPFCSCSAVPAFIGFVAAGVPIGVTLSFLIASPLVNEVAIGLLLTMFGVRITLLYVAAGLVVAIAAGWVLGRLGVQRWVEPFVFETRLRGVVIDPAIGLSLSDRVQIAVEEVRSILTRIWPYLLIGVGLGAVIHGWAPEDVFTRFAGADNPFAVLVAVGIGVPLYSNAAGVMPLVEALHDKGLPMGTLLAFMMSVVALSAPELILLRRVLRPPLLAMFVGVVATGIVAVGYLFNALLG from the coding sequence TTGCTCCACCTGGACTCGCCGAACCTGACCCGGCGGCGGCTGGGGCTGACCCTGGCGGGTGCCGGGCTCGTCTGGGCCGGCGCGTATCGGCTCAACCCCCTGCTCTGGGACGCCGTACTGTTCGATGCACTCGGACTCGACCCCTCGGGGCGGCTCGGTGAGAGCATCCGGTTCTTCTGCTACGACACCGTCAAGATCGCGTTGTTGTTGACGGTGATCATCTTTGCCGTGACCTTTGCTCGCTCCTACCTCTCGGTCGAGCGCACCCGAACCCTGCTCGGCGGCCGGCGGGAAGGGGTGGGCAACGTGATGGCGGCCGGGCTCGGGGTGGCCACACCGTTCTGCTCCTGCTCGGCGGTTCCCGCCTTCATCGGGTTCGTGGCCGCAGGCGTGCCGATCGGGGTCACGCTGTCGTTCCTGATCGCCTCGCCGCTGGTCAACGAGGTGGCGATCGGCCTGCTGCTGACCATGTTCGGCGTGCGGATCACCCTGCTCTACGTGGCGGCCGGTCTGGTCGTGGCGATCGCCGCCGGCTGGGTGCTGGGTCGACTCGGAGTGCAGCGGTGGGTCGAGCCGTTCGTGTTCGAGACCCGGCTGCGCGGTGTGGTGATCGATCCGGCGATCGGCCTGAGTCTGTCCGACCGGGTCCAGATCGCCGTCGAGGAGGTGCGGTCCATCCTGACCCGCATCTGGCCCTACCTGCTCATCGGGGTCGGCCTGGGCGCGGTGATCCACGGCTGGGCACCTGAGGACGTGTTCACGCGCTTCGCCGGCGCCGACAACCCGTTCGCCGTCCTGGTGGCGGTCGGGATCGGGGTCCCGCTCTACTCCAACGCCGCAGGCGTCATGCCGTTGGTCGAGGCCCTGCACGACAAGGGGCTGCCCATGGGCACGCTGCTCGCCTTCATGATGAGCGTCGTCGCGCTGTCCGCGCCGGAGCTCATTCTGCTGCGCCGGGTACTCCGGCCACCACTGCTGGCGATGTTCGTCGGGGTGGTCGCCACCGGCATCGTTGCCGTCGGATACCTGTTCAACGCACTGCTCGGGTGA
- a CDS encoding thioredoxin family protein, with protein MIIKVLGSGCANCEQLEARTRTALAELGAVAQIEHVVDLGEIAGYGVMRTPALVVDDQVVVSGRVPTAGQLREVLAGLGLG; from the coding sequence ATGATCATCAAGGTGCTCGGCTCCGGCTGTGCGAACTGCGAGCAACTCGAGGCACGCACCCGCACGGCCTTGGCCGAGCTCGGCGCGGTGGCACAGATCGAGCACGTCGTCGACCTCGGCGAGATTGCGGGATACGGCGTCATGCGCACGCCGGCGCTCGTGGTCGACGACCAGGTGGTGGTGTCGGGCCGGGTGCCGACCGCCGGTCAGCTGCGCGAGGTGCTCGCGGGTCTCGGTCTGGGCTGA
- a CDS encoding winged helix-turn-helix transcriptional regulator, producing the protein MVDQQAVAVLAVIADPSRYALVQALTAGTTCVCALQTQVPIAANLLSYHLKVLREAGLITAARRGRWIDYTLAPDALDRLRGALPGAPAERGYHS; encoded by the coding sequence GTGGTGGACCAGCAGGCCGTCGCGGTATTGGCAGTGATCGCCGATCCGAGTCGCTATGCGCTCGTTCAGGCCCTGACGGCGGGGACGACGTGCGTGTGCGCATTGCAGACGCAGGTGCCGATCGCCGCGAACCTGCTCTCGTATCACCTGAAGGTGTTGCGCGAGGCGGGCCTGATCACGGCGGCGAGGCGGGGCCGCTGGATCGACTACACCCTCGCCCCCGACGCGCTGGACCGCTTGCGCGGTGCACTTCCGGGGGCGCCGGCCGAGCGCGGGTACCACTCGTGA
- a CDS encoding STAS domain-containing protein: protein MTVAGAFDSRAWPVCRRALEAALRSRPRCVLVDLAAVTSIDDHGAGLLEAMRRAALWHGSQFWLAAVPDDLQAQLDLTGLAGEFPISRNATRAIEEIRRTHLKSVPRRRSLPDASPDTRTA, encoded by the coding sequence GTGACCGTCGCGGGCGCCTTCGACTCGCGGGCCTGGCCGGTGTGCCGACGTGCCCTCGAGGCAGCCCTGCGCTCGCGACCGCGCTGCGTGCTGGTCGACCTGGCTGCGGTGACCTCGATCGACGACCACGGCGCCGGGCTGCTCGAGGCGATGCGACGAGCGGCACTGTGGCACGGTTCGCAGTTCTGGCTGGCTGCCGTCCCCGATGATCTCCAGGCTCAGCTCGACCTGACGGGGTTGGCCGGCGAGTTCCCGATCTCGCGCAACGCCACTCGGGCGATCGAGGAGATCCGCCGCACCCACCTCAAGTCGGTACCCCGGCGTCGATCCTTGCCCGATGCCTCGCCCGATACCCGGACGGCGTGA
- the trxB gene encoding thioredoxin-disulfide reductase — MTDQLPPDGKDASVVRDVIIIGSGPAGYTAALYAARADLRPLVFTGSVTAGGALMNTTEVENFPGFPQGILGPDLMEHMRTQAERFGAELVVDDVVEVDLRGAVKQVVTGDAQWGNRTVHHARTVILATGSAYRELGLANEKRLSGHGVSWCATCDGFFFRGQDIVVVGGGDSAVEEATFLSRFARSVTLVHRRDQLRASKIMQQRAIDDPKISFAWNSEVVDILGEQKVSGVVLRDVLTGQQRTLDVTGIFVAIGHDPRVDLVRDQVALDAAGFIAVDGRSSRTSLPGVFACGDVVDHDYMQAITAAGSGCVAALDAERYLAARADAPDRVLTAAAP; from the coding sequence ATGACCGACCAGCTCCCACCGGACGGCAAGGACGCGAGCGTCGTCCGAGACGTCATCATCATCGGGTCGGGGCCCGCCGGGTACACCGCGGCGCTGTACGCCGCTCGCGCCGACCTGCGTCCGCTGGTGTTCACCGGGTCGGTCACGGCCGGTGGCGCGCTGATGAACACCACCGAGGTCGAGAACTTCCCCGGCTTCCCGCAGGGAATCCTGGGGCCTGACCTGATGGAGCACATGCGGACTCAGGCCGAGCGGTTCGGGGCCGAACTCGTCGTGGACGACGTGGTCGAGGTCGATCTGCGCGGCGCGGTGAAGCAGGTGGTCACCGGCGACGCGCAGTGGGGCAACCGCACGGTGCACCACGCCCGGACCGTGATCCTGGCGACCGGTTCGGCGTATCGCGAGCTGGGTCTGGCGAACGAGAAGCGGCTGTCGGGTCACGGTGTCTCCTGGTGCGCCACGTGCGACGGGTTCTTCTTCCGCGGCCAGGACATCGTGGTGGTCGGGGGCGGCGACTCGGCCGTCGAGGAGGCGACGTTCCTGAGCCGTTTCGCGCGCAGCGTGACGCTGGTGCACCGGCGTGACCAGCTGCGCGCCAGCAAGATCATGCAACAGCGCGCCATCGACGATCCGAAGATCAGCTTCGCCTGGAACAGCGAGGTGGTCGACATCCTGGGTGAGCAGAAGGTGAGCGGCGTCGTCCTGCGCGACGTCCTCACCGGTCAGCAACGCACCCTGGACGTCACCGGGATCTTCGTGGCGATCGGTCACGACCCACGGGTCGACCTCGTCCGCGATCAGGTGGCGCTCGACGCCGCCGGCTTCATCGCGGTGGACGGCCGATCGTCGCGCACCAGCCTTCCGGGGGTGTTCGCCTGCGGGGACGTGGTCGATCACGACTACATGCAGGCCATCACGGCCGCCGGGTCGGGGTGTGTCGCCGCGCTGGACGCCGAACGCTACCTGGCCGCGCGGGCCGATGCCCCGGATCGAGTGCTGACCGCCGCCGCACCCTGA
- a CDS encoding DUF4132 domain-containing protein, which translates to MGETTTEGGARHRAASPEEPFLGDEFGARALQTVRAAYGERWFAEGDPRVVHRLLLDQLCRHRPSPEARYLVDRRLLPTLLEAVHDVAGDLDHDDAGLASSATALLAEVSIRCGAGARGTGASRCAPVARAALSHLTARTVSGATTSVELARALLRVRQAVTNRALRALIDTALDVPDGSEPGGPAGGWPTDLPDGAVPDLGLDADGRAQLPVGEHLARLHLTGDAHGARLTVTWWVPSGGLVHRVPEAVAREHPAELAQLSRMAQRAKTIAAAQQRRLERLLADDPVITGTTWSACYLSHPLVGLHARTLLWQLRCGEDARWRTGLPEQRRGGWGLRDPDGAWVAVSGRDQLRFWHPARAEADEVDRWRHLTWDEEYYQSFPQIWRDVHRLPPGRSGSAQMLGDRLLSRARALALVRHRGWVVERTATGFTATRRIAAGRLCAEWRTDVVQVEADGELQPFLRPTTLRWHRQDRTGVRPVEAGEVSPITVSEVLRDLVHLVAATGRASSTDRAAPPLDAPGWLRRLALERLLARDAIPGATVEGPHLVVRSASGGWQLHLSTGVVREQADGRLGSLVHRPRPLGIFLPFEDRGLLHRLVATARVVARTEGGPE; encoded by the coding sequence ATGGGGGAGACGACCACCGAGGGTGGGGCGAGGCATCGCGCGGCCTCACCCGAGGAGCCGTTCCTGGGCGATGAGTTCGGGGCACGGGCACTGCAGACAGTGCGTGCGGCGTACGGCGAGCGGTGGTTCGCCGAGGGCGACCCGCGCGTCGTCCACCGATTGCTGCTCGATCAGCTGTGCCGCCATCGGCCGTCGCCCGAGGCGCGGTACCTGGTCGATCGTCGACTGCTCCCGACGTTGCTCGAGGCCGTCCACGATGTCGCCGGCGACCTCGACCACGACGACGCGGGCCTGGCGTCGTCCGCGACAGCGCTGCTCGCCGAGGTGAGCATCAGGTGCGGTGCCGGGGCGCGAGGCACCGGCGCGTCGCGTTGCGCCCCCGTGGCCCGAGCCGCGCTCTCCCACCTGACCGCGCGCACCGTGAGCGGCGCCACGACGTCGGTGGAGCTGGCCCGCGCGCTGCTGCGGGTACGCCAGGCGGTGACCAACCGCGCGCTGCGGGCACTGATCGACACCGCGCTCGACGTCCCCGATGGCAGCGAACCCGGTGGGCCGGCCGGCGGGTGGCCCACCGACCTGCCGGATGGCGCCGTTCCCGACCTGGGTCTGGATGCCGACGGCCGCGCTCAGCTGCCGGTGGGTGAGCACCTCGCACGGCTGCACCTCACCGGGGACGCGCACGGAGCCCGGCTCACGGTGACCTGGTGGGTGCCCTCGGGGGGATTGGTGCACCGGGTCCCCGAGGCGGTGGCCCGCGAGCACCCGGCCGAGCTGGCCCAGCTGAGCCGAATGGCCCAGCGGGCCAAGACGATCGCCGCTGCCCAGCAGCGACGGCTGGAACGCCTGCTGGCTGACGATCCGGTGATCACCGGCACGACCTGGTCCGCGTGCTACCTGTCGCACCCCCTGGTGGGGCTGCACGCCCGAACCCTGCTCTGGCAGCTGCGCTGCGGCGAGGATGCCCGCTGGAGAACGGGACTGCCCGAACAGCGGCGCGGTGGCTGGGGGCTGCGCGACCCGGACGGCGCCTGGGTTGCTGTTTCGGGGCGAGATCAGCTGCGGTTCTGGCACCCGGCACGGGCCGAGGCCGACGAGGTCGATCGCTGGCGACACCTGACCTGGGACGAGGAGTACTACCAGTCCTTCCCGCAGATCTGGCGCGACGTGCATCGCCTTCCGCCTGGTCGCAGCGGCAGCGCTCAGATGCTCGGCGATCGGTTGCTGAGCCGGGCTCGTGCGCTGGCACTGGTCCGCCATCGGGGATGGGTGGTGGAGCGGACGGCGACCGGGTTCACGGCGACTCGGCGGATCGCGGCCGGCAGGCTGTGCGCCGAATGGCGAACCGACGTGGTGCAGGTCGAGGCCGACGGCGAGCTGCAGCCGTTCCTGCGGCCGACCACGCTGCGCTGGCATCGGCAGGACCGGACCGGGGTGCGGCCCGTCGAGGCGGGCGAGGTGTCACCCATCACCGTCAGCGAGGTACTGCGCGACCTGGTTCACCTGGTGGCGGCCACGGGCCGAGCATCGAGCACGGACCGCGCCGCGCCGCCGCTGGATGCGCCGGGGTGGCTCCGCCGGCTGGCGCTCGAACGGCTGCTGGCCCGGGATGCGATCCCGGGAGCCACGGTCGAGGGGCCTCACCTGGTGGTGCGCTCGGCCTCGGGTGGCTGGCAGCTGCACCTGTCCACGGGGGTGGTGCGGGAGCAGGCCGACGGCCGGCTCGGATCACTCGTCCACCGACCTCGCCCGTTGGGGATCTTCCTGCCGTTCGAGGACCGCGGTCTGCTGCACCGCCTGGTGGCGACGGCGCGCGTGGTGGCACGCACCGAGGGGGGACCCGAGTGA
- a CDS encoding arsenate reductase ArsC, whose amino-acid sequence MSFKSPTGTPSVLFVCIHNAGRSQMAAGWLTHLAGGRIEVRSAGTAPAEHVNPAAVEAMKEVGIDITTATPKVLTGEAVEVSDVVITMGCGDTCPFYPGTRYLDWPLDDPAGQGLDAVRPIRDAIKAKVEDLIAELLPEEASA is encoded by the coding sequence ATGTCGTTCAAGTCGCCCACCGGCACGCCGTCCGTGCTGTTCGTCTGCATCCACAACGCCGGTCGCTCGCAGATGGCCGCCGGCTGGCTGACCCACCTCGCCGGCGGGCGGATCGAGGTCCGCTCCGCCGGTACCGCCCCGGCCGAGCACGTCAACCCCGCCGCCGTCGAGGCCATGAAGGAGGTCGGTATCGACATCACGACCGCGACCCCCAAGGTGCTGACCGGCGAGGCCGTCGAGGTCAGCGACGTCGTCATCACCATGGGCTGCGGCGACACCTGCCCGTTCTACCCGGGCACCCGCTACCTCGACTGGCCGCTGGACGACCCGGCCGGCCAGGGACTCGACGCCGTCCGGCCGATCCGCGATGCCATCAAGGCCAAGGTCGAGGACCTCATCGCCGAACTGTTGCCCGAAGAGGCCTCGGCATGA
- a CDS encoding SRPBCC domain-containing protein, with amino-acid sequence MVEVSRAVSAPLTHVWEVLVSPAGAEALLGEGARLGGKGEPYHCSDGVSGVLRSYHPLEQLRVSWHETPDSPPSIVEVDLRTDGEVTRLDLRQDHLSTVSDVDALTARWNSALAALAQAAEG; translated from the coding sequence GTGGTCGAGGTCAGCAGGGCCGTGTCGGCCCCGTTGACCCACGTCTGGGAGGTGCTGGTCAGTCCCGCTGGTGCGGAGGCTCTGCTGGGCGAGGGTGCTCGCCTGGGTGGCAAGGGCGAGCCGTACCACTGCTCCGATGGTGTCAGCGGAGTGCTGCGCAGCTACCACCCCTTGGAACAGCTGCGCGTGTCCTGGCACGAGACTCCTGACAGCCCGCCCTCGATCGTCGAGGTCGATCTGCGCACGGACGGCGAGGTGACCCGGCTCGACCTGCGTCAGGACCACTTGAGCACGGTCAGCGACGTCGACGCCCTGACGGCGCGCTGGAACTCCGCCCTGGCCGCGCTGGCTCAGGCCGCCGAGGGCTGA
- a CDS encoding magnesium transporter CorA family protein — translation MRTRLYRHGHLELDAFPVADVSEHLQHEDAVVWIDLVDPDLHALDVVAEELSLHALALEDALTRHERPKVHRYLEHLFVSAVHVRLVDTSGELLLTEVSAFVTPRALVTVHDLGFPIEDVVSRWDGSSDLVEHGVAYLLHGLLDAVVDSHFDAVRALDEELDDLEDLLFGDSPPPNLVQRRAFELRKSVVLLRRVVLPMREVVNSLLRRDLGIVPGPLVPYYQDVYDHVLRATEWTESLRDLVSTVLETHLTIQGNRLNSVMKKVTGWAAIIAVPTAVTGFYGQNIPYPGFGHSSGFWTSTLAIVVFSGLLYGVFRHRDWI, via the coding sequence ATCCGCACCCGGCTCTACCGGCATGGACACCTGGAGCTGGACGCCTTCCCGGTGGCCGACGTCTCCGAGCACCTGCAGCACGAGGACGCCGTGGTGTGGATCGATCTGGTCGACCCGGATCTGCACGCCCTGGACGTCGTCGCCGAGGAACTGTCACTGCACGCCCTGGCCCTCGAGGACGCGCTCACCCGCCACGAGCGACCCAAGGTGCACCGTTATCTGGAGCACCTGTTCGTCAGCGCCGTCCACGTCCGTCTCGTGGACACCTCGGGCGAGCTGCTGCTCACCGAGGTGTCGGCGTTCGTCACTCCCCGGGCGCTGGTGACCGTCCACGACCTGGGTTTCCCGATCGAGGACGTGGTGTCCCGGTGGGACGGTTCCTCCGACCTCGTCGAACACGGCGTGGCCTACCTGCTGCACGGGTTGCTGGACGCCGTGGTCGACAGCCACTTCGACGCCGTGCGCGCCCTCGACGAAGAGCTGGACGACCTCGAGGATCTCCTCTTCGGCGACAGTCCACCGCCGAACCTGGTGCAGCGCAGGGCCTTCGAGCTGCGCAAGTCGGTGGTGTTGCTGCGCCGTGTGGTGCTGCCGATGCGGGAAGTGGTGAACTCGCTGCTGCGTCGAGACCTGGGCATCGTGCCCGGGCCTCTGGTGCCCTACTACCAGGACGTCTACGACCACGTGCTGCGCGCGACCGAGTGGACGGAGTCGTTGCGCGATCTGGTCTCCACCGTCCTCGAGACCCATCTGACCATTCAGGGCAACCGGCTCAACTCGGTGATGAAGAAGGTCACCGGCTGGGCGGCGATCATCGCGGTGCCGACGGCGGTGACCGGCTTCTACGGGCAGAACATCCCGTATCCGGGATTCGGTCACTCCAGCGGGTTCTGGACCTCGACCCTGGCGATCGTGGTGTTCTCCGGGCTGCTCTACGGCGTGTTCCGTCACCGTGACTGGATCTGA
- a CDS encoding response regulator transcription factor has translation MAVTVFILDDHELVRRGLREILTEAGGIEIVGESGLAREAARRIPALRPDVALLDARLPDGSGIEVCREIRSRDPSIHAIILTSYDDHEALTASVLAGAAGYILKQIHGPDLADAVRRVAAGESLMERPAALQVPARATESNRRNNHPMTELTPQEERVLDLIVEGLTNRQIGQRLNIAEKTVKNHVTSLMAKLHVERRTQAAVYGARIRGFGRRWS, from the coding sequence GTGGCTGTCACCGTCTTCATCCTCGACGATCACGAGCTGGTGCGTCGTGGCCTGCGCGAGATCCTCACCGAGGCCGGCGGTATCGAGATCGTCGGAGAGTCCGGTCTGGCCCGTGAGGCTGCCCGCCGCATCCCGGCGCTGCGCCCCGACGTGGCACTGCTCGATGCCCGCCTACCCGATGGCTCGGGCATCGAGGTGTGTCGCGAGATCCGGTCGCGGGATCCCTCCATCCACGCGATCATCCTGACCAGTTACGACGACCACGAGGCGCTCACGGCCTCGGTTCTCGCCGGTGCCGCGGGCTACATCCTGAAACAGATCCACGGCCCGGACCTGGCCGACGCGGTGCGACGGGTGGCGGCCGGGGAGTCCCTCATGGAACGGCCTGCGGCACTACAGGTTCCTGCGCGTGCCACGGAGTCGAACCGGCGGAACAATCACCCGATGACCGAGTTGACCCCGCAGGAGGAGCGGGTGCTCGATCTGATCGTCGAGGGCCTGACCAATCGTCAGATCGGGCAACGCCTCAACATCGCCGAGAAGACCGTCAAGAACCACGTGACGTCCCTGATGGCCAAACTGCACGTCGAGCGACGCACTCAGGCTGCGGTGTACGGCGCGCGGATTCGAGGCTTCGGCCGACGGTGGTCGTGA
- a CDS encoding PAS domain S-box protein, protein MNASDLGRGAFRAAFDHAPVGMAMVTRGGHRIVRVNRVLADLLGVEPTVMVGRSVNDYRERRAGRKIDSWRGADEVPGFTGERPCRRADGSTVWLEVHTSVLPDRDDGGEPLCLLHLVDVSRRRAAEADRERRQAWASALGEIRLAVLLGAHPSRSLSLVCRRARMLLGASDAVVMVPSPDGHSATVRAADGHDAQPLVDTQVPLELTLAARVLPVGRAVVTASDGEPHAVIEGILPAEGRAEVLALPLRTPDVVIGVLGMVRPVGHPFSRNDIDVARSFADQAAAALHIGELRADRERLRVLEDRERIARDLHDSVIQDLFAAGMALDSVQPLISAPLATARVAATVDQLDATIKQIRTTIFDLETGDPDRGVDLLRRVVDARADQLGFSPLLDVDGELEDAPAAVVDHVLGVVSESLSNIVRHAEATKAVVRLRVSPTGAVTLVVTDDGTGFDPNQVQPGNGLANMQRRAELLGAVLKIRSTAGTGTRLVLRVPPTDRSESLAGFPVL, encoded by the coding sequence ATGAACGCCTCCGACCTCGGCCGGGGAGCGTTTCGTGCCGCCTTCGACCATGCCCCGGTGGGGATGGCCATGGTGACCCGTGGCGGCCACCGCATCGTCCGGGTGAACCGGGTTCTCGCCGATCTCCTGGGTGTCGAACCCACGGTGATGGTGGGGCGTTCGGTGAACGACTACCGGGAACGCCGCGCCGGCCGCAAGATCGACAGCTGGCGGGGTGCCGACGAGGTGCCCGGATTCACCGGGGAGCGTCCCTGCCGCCGAGCCGACGGCTCGACGGTGTGGCTCGAGGTACACACCTCGGTTCTGCCCGACCGCGACGACGGGGGCGAGCCCCTGTGCCTGCTGCACCTGGTCGACGTCAGCCGACGCCGGGCCGCCGAGGCCGATCGCGAGCGGCGCCAGGCCTGGGCGAGCGCCCTGGGCGAGATCCGGCTCGCCGTGCTGCTCGGGGCCCATCCCTCACGGTCGCTGTCCCTGGTGTGCCGACGGGCCCGGATGTTGCTCGGGGCCAGCGACGCCGTGGTCATGGTGCCCTCCCCCGATGGTCACAGCGCCACCGTGCGAGCCGCCGACGGTCACGATGCCCAGCCCCTGGTCGACACCCAGGTACCCCTCGAGCTCACGCTGGCGGCCCGGGTGTTGCCCGTGGGGCGGGCCGTGGTGACCGCCTCCGATGGAGAACCGCACGCGGTGATCGAGGGCATCCTGCCGGCCGAGGGACGCGCCGAGGTCCTGGCACTGCCGTTGCGCACGCCGGATGTGGTGATCGGCGTGCTCGGGATGGTCCGACCGGTCGGGCATCCCTTCAGCCGCAACGACATCGATGTGGCGCGCAGCTTCGCCGACCAGGCAGCCGCCGCGCTGCACATCGGTGAGTTGCGCGCCGACCGGGAACGCCTTCGGGTGCTGGAGGATCGCGAGCGCATCGCCCGGGACCTGCACGACAGCGTCATCCAGGACCTGTTCGCCGCCGGCATGGCCTTGGACTCGGTCCAGCCCTTGATCAGCGCGCCGCTGGCGACCGCCCGGGTGGCCGCCACCGTCGACCAACTCGATGCCACCATCAAGCAGATCCGCACGACGATCTTCGACCTCGAGACGGGGGACCCGGATCGGGGCGTCGACCTGCTGCGCCGAGTCGTCGACGCGCGCGCCGACCAGCTCGGGTTCAGCCCTCTGCTCGATGTGGACGGTGAGCTCGAGGACGCTCCGGCGGCGGTGGTCGACCACGTACTCGGTGTGGTGAGCGAGAGCCTGTCCAACATCGTGCGGCACGCCGAGGCCACCAAGGCCGTGGTCCGCCTGCGCGTGAGCCCCACCGGTGCCGTCACCTTGGTGGTGACGGACGACGGCACCGGGTTCGACCCCAACCAGGTTCAGCCCGGTAACGGACTGGCGAACATGCAACGGCGCGCCGAGTTGCTCGGCGCTGTGCTGAAGATCCGCTCGACGGCAGGCACCGGCACCCGACTGGTGCTGCGGGTGCCACCGACCGACCGGAGTGAGTCCCTGGCGGGATTCCCGGTGCTCTGA